The following proteins are co-located in the Paraburkholderia phytofirmans PsJN genome:
- the hemA gene encoding glutamyl-tRNA reductase, which yields MQLLTIGINHHTAPVALRERVAFPLEQIKPALETFKSIWLGPSARTAPEAAILSTCNRTELYCATDDQAAREAAIQWLSRYHNLPIDELAPHVYALPQSEAVRHAFRVASGLDSMVLGETQIVGQMKDAVRTASEAGALGTYLNQLFQRTFAVAKEVRSTTEIGAQSVSMAAAAVRLAQRIFDKVSNQRVLFIGAGEMIELCATHFAAQQPRELVVANRTAERGTRLAERFNGRAIPLSELPSRMHEFDIIVSCTASTLPIIGLGAVERAVKARRHRPIFMVDLAVPRDIEPEVGQLEDVFLYTVDDLGAIVREGNASRQAAVAQAEAIIETRVQNFMQWLDARSIVPVIRHMHTQADVLRRAEVERAQKMLARGDDPAAVLEALSQSLTNKLIHGPTHALNRASSENRDKLIELMSGFYKHSGSTER from the coding sequence ATGCAGCTTCTAACGATCGGAATCAATCACCACACTGCGCCTGTCGCCTTGCGCGAACGCGTGGCGTTTCCGCTCGAACAGATCAAGCCCGCATTGGAAACTTTCAAGAGCATCTGGTTGGGCCCTTCGGCCCGCACAGCGCCGGAAGCGGCGATCCTGTCTACCTGCAATCGCACCGAACTCTATTGCGCGACCGACGACCAGGCCGCGCGCGAGGCCGCGATCCAGTGGCTCTCCAGGTACCACAACCTGCCCATCGACGAACTCGCGCCGCACGTCTACGCGCTGCCGCAGTCGGAAGCCGTGCGCCACGCGTTCCGCGTCGCGTCCGGGCTGGATTCGATGGTGCTGGGCGAAACGCAAATCGTCGGACAAATGAAGGATGCAGTGCGTACCGCATCCGAAGCCGGCGCGCTCGGCACGTATTTGAACCAGCTTTTCCAGCGCACCTTCGCGGTGGCGAAGGAAGTGCGCAGCACGACCGAAATCGGCGCGCAGTCGGTTTCCATGGCGGCCGCCGCCGTGCGCCTCGCCCAGCGGATTTTCGACAAGGTCTCGAACCAGCGCGTGCTGTTCATCGGCGCGGGCGAAATGATCGAGCTGTGCGCCACGCATTTCGCAGCACAGCAACCACGTGAACTCGTGGTCGCGAACCGCACGGCCGAGCGCGGCACGCGTCTCGCCGAGCGCTTCAACGGCCGGGCCATTCCGCTGTCGGAACTGCCCTCGCGCATGCATGAGTTCGACATCATCGTGTCGTGTACGGCGTCCACCTTGCCGATCATCGGCTTGGGCGCCGTCGAGCGGGCTGTCAAAGCGCGCCGTCACCGGCCAATCTTCATGGTCGATCTGGCCGTGCCGCGCGACATCGAACCCGAAGTCGGTCAGCTCGAAGACGTGTTCCTGTACACCGTCGACGACCTCGGCGCGATCGTCCGCGAGGGCAATGCGTCGCGGCAAGCCGCGGTCGCGCAGGCCGAAGCGATCATCGAAACGCGCGTGCAGAACTTCATGCAATGGCTGGACGCGCGCAGCATCGTGCCGGTGATCCGCCATATGCACACGCAGGCCGACGTGCTGCGCCGCGCCGAAGTCGAACGCGCGCAGAAAATGCTCGCGCGCGGCGACGACCCGGCTGCCGTGCTCGAAGCGCTGTCGCAATCCCTCACCAATAAACTGATCCACGGTCCCACGCACGCGCTCAATCGCGCGAGCAGCGAAAACCGAGACAAGCTCATCGAACTCATGAGCGGTTTCTACAAACACTCCGGTTCCACGGAGCGTTAG
- a CDS encoding aminopeptidase P family protein: protein MNARLPETSSIPERLATLRNAMAREGVAAYLVPSADPHLSEYLPGRWQGRQWLSGFTGSAGTLIVTADFAGVWTDSRYWEQANAQLAGTGVQLMKMTGGQQTVPHFEWLAQNVPAGATVGVDGAVLGVAAARALSQALEARGVQLRTDVDLFDAIWPQRPSLPAAAVFEHAAPHASVARSDKLAQIRRAMAEKGAQWHFISTLDDLAWLLNLRGADVSYNPVFVAHALIGVDHASLFVADGKVPQALADALAKDKITVEPYAKAADALAALPAGSTLLIDPRRITFGSLQSVPSTVTVVEAVNPSTFFKSRKTEAEAEHVRETMEQDGAALAEFFAWFESALGNETITELTIDERLTAARARRPGFVSLSFATIAGFNANGAMPHYRATAESHSVIEGNGLLLRDSGAQYLSGTTDITRVVPIGTPSDEQRRDFTIVLKGTMALSRAQFPRGIRSPMLDAIARAPIWEAGADYGHGTGHGVGYFLNVHEGPQVISHYAPAEPWTAMEEGMITSVEPGIYRPGKWGVRIENLVLNVPAGQTEFGDFLKFETLTLCPIDTRCLDLSLLREDERAWLNAYHETVRTRLSPHVSGDAKAWLELRTQPI, encoded by the coding sequence ATGAATGCCCGACTCCCCGAAACTTCCTCCATTCCCGAACGGCTCGCCACCTTGCGCAACGCAATGGCGCGCGAAGGCGTCGCCGCCTACCTGGTGCCGTCCGCCGACCCGCATCTGTCCGAATATCTGCCAGGTCGCTGGCAAGGCCGGCAGTGGCTGTCCGGTTTCACCGGCTCGGCCGGCACGCTGATCGTGACCGCGGACTTCGCCGGCGTGTGGACAGACAGCCGCTATTGGGAACAGGCCAACGCGCAACTGGCCGGCACCGGCGTTCAGCTGATGAAGATGACCGGCGGCCAACAGACCGTGCCGCATTTCGAATGGCTCGCTCAGAACGTGCCGGCAGGCGCCACGGTCGGCGTGGACGGCGCCGTGCTCGGCGTGGCGGCGGCGCGTGCCTTGAGCCAGGCGCTCGAGGCCCGCGGCGTGCAGTTGCGTACCGACGTCGATCTGTTCGACGCGATCTGGCCGCAGCGTCCGTCGCTGCCGGCGGCCGCCGTGTTCGAGCACGCCGCGCCGCATGCGAGCGTCGCCCGGTCGGACAAGCTCGCGCAGATTCGCCGCGCGATGGCGGAGAAAGGCGCGCAGTGGCACTTCATTTCCACGCTCGACGATCTCGCGTGGCTGCTGAATCTGCGCGGCGCGGACGTCAGCTACAACCCCGTGTTCGTGGCGCACGCGCTGATCGGCGTCGACCACGCGTCTTTGTTCGTCGCCGATGGCAAGGTGCCGCAGGCGCTCGCCGATGCGCTCGCGAAGGACAAGATCACCGTCGAGCCGTATGCGAAGGCCGCCGACGCGCTGGCCGCGCTGCCCGCCGGCAGCACGCTGCTGATCGACCCGCGCCGTATCACGTTCGGCTCGCTGCAATCGGTGCCGTCGACGGTCACGGTGGTCGAGGCCGTCAATCCGTCCACGTTCTTCAAGTCGCGCAAGACCGAGGCGGAAGCCGAGCATGTGCGCGAGACCATGGAACAGGACGGCGCGGCGCTGGCGGAATTCTTCGCGTGGTTCGAAAGCGCGCTGGGCAACGAGACGATCACCGAACTCACTATCGACGAACGTCTGACGGCGGCTCGCGCGCGCCGTCCAGGCTTCGTGTCGCTGAGCTTTGCGACGATCGCCGGCTTCAACGCGAACGGCGCGATGCCGCACTACCGCGCCACTGCCGAATCGCATTCGGTGATCGAAGGCAACGGCCTGTTGCTGAGGGATTCCGGCGCGCAATATTTGAGCGGCACGACCGACATCACGCGCGTGGTGCCGATCGGCACGCCGAGCGATGAGCAGCGGCGCGATTTCACGATCGTGCTGAAAGGCACCATGGCGTTGTCGCGCGCGCAGTTCCCGCGCGGCATCCGTTCGCCGATGCTCGACGCAATCGCCCGCGCGCCGATCTGGGAAGCCGGCGCCGATTATGGCCACGGCACCGGTCACGGCGTGGGCTACTTTCTGAACGTGCACGAAGGTCCGCAGGTGATCTCACACTACGCACCGGCCGAACCGTGGACGGCGATGGAAGAGGGCATGATCACCTCGGTTGAACCGGGCATTTACCGGCCGGGCAAGTGGGGCGTGCGGATCGAGAACCTTGTGCTGAACGTGCCCGCCGGTCAGACCGAATTTGGCGATTTCCTCAAGTTCGAGACCTTGACGCTGTGCCCGATCGATACGCGTTGCCTCGACCTGTCACTGCTGCGCGAGGACGAACGCGCGTGGCTGAACGCGTATCACGAGACTGTGCGCACGCGTCTGTCGCCGCACGTGTCGGGCGACGCCAAGGCGTGGCTGGAGTTGCGCACGCAACCCATCTGA
- the prfA gene encoding peptide chain release factor 1 codes for MKTSMQRKLDQLTTRLAELNDLLSREDITSNLDQYRKLTREHAELGPVVDHYALWRQAMNDATTAQELLADASMRDFAEDEIRAARERMEKLGAELQKMLLPKDPNDDRNIFLEIRAGTGGDESALFAGDLLRMYLRFAERNRWQVEMMSASESDLGGYKEVIVRIAGEAAYSKLKFESGGHRVQRVPATETQGRIHTSACTVAVMPEADEIGEVEINPADLRIDTFRASGAGGQHINKTDSAVRVTHLPTGIVVECQDDRSQHKNKDRALKVLAARIKDKQSHEQQAKEAATRKSLIGSGDRSERIRTYNFPQGRLTDHRINLTLYRLDAIMDGDLDELIAALVSEHQAELLASLGDAD; via the coding sequence ATGAAAACGAGCATGCAACGCAAGCTCGACCAGCTCACTACCCGGCTGGCCGAACTGAACGATCTGTTGAGCCGCGAGGACATCACCTCGAATCTCGACCAATACCGCAAGCTCACGCGGGAACACGCTGAGCTCGGGCCGGTGGTGGACCACTACGCGCTATGGCGCCAGGCCATGAACGACGCAACCACCGCTCAGGAATTGCTGGCGGATGCGTCGATGCGCGACTTCGCCGAAGACGAAATTCGCGCCGCCCGCGAGCGCATGGAAAAGCTCGGCGCCGAGTTGCAGAAAATGCTGCTGCCGAAAGACCCGAACGACGACCGCAACATCTTCCTCGAAATCCGCGCTGGAACGGGCGGCGATGAGTCCGCGCTGTTCGCGGGCGACCTGCTGCGCATGTACCTGCGCTTTGCCGAGCGCAACCGTTGGCAAGTGGAAATGATGTCGGCGAGCGAGTCGGACCTGGGCGGCTACAAGGAAGTGATCGTGCGGATCGCGGGCGAAGCCGCTTATTCGAAGCTCAAGTTCGAGTCTGGCGGCCACCGCGTGCAACGCGTGCCGGCGACCGAAACCCAAGGGCGCATCCACACGTCGGCCTGCACGGTCGCGGTCATGCCGGAAGCGGACGAAATCGGTGAAGTCGAGATCAATCCGGCGGATTTGCGGATCGACACGTTCCGCGCGTCCGGCGCGGGCGGGCAACACATCAACAAGACCGATTCCGCCGTGCGCGTCACCCACTTGCCGACGGGGATCGTCGTCGAATGTCAGGACGACCGGTCGCAGCACAAGAACAAGGATCGCGCGCTGAAGGTGCTGGCCGCGCGCATCAAAGACAAGCAATCGCACGAGCAGCAGGCGAAGGAAGCCGCCACGCGCAAGAGCCTGATCGGCTCGGGCGACCGCTCCGAGCGGATTCGCACGTACAACTTCCCGCAAGGGCGTCTGACGGATCATCGCATCAACCTGACGCTGTACCGTCTGGACGCGATCATGGACGGCGATCTCGACGAACTGATCGCCGCGCTCGTCAGCGAACATCAGGCCGAACTGCTGGCCTCGCTGGGCGACGCGGACTGA
- a CDS encoding DUF748 domain-containing protein: MAMSKGKRWAVAVGGVLLVLIVVVVGALQFAQREVKERVIAALGPLGSAENIEVGLTSVRLTNVLLKAPPGWPAGDPLRADEITLTPDIRDLIARRMHVRSVVVRGFDIAVLRTKDGAIRLMPNLRETVNQSDAEASGPAASIPREKQIDHISFEQGNFHFYDMTVGPPAFKVTVSNANATVDNLRLPALTDPTNVNVTGSIKGPTHTGTVSFGGWIKVASKDSQTTSKLRGVDIVMLDPYLIKKAGAKAQVAGGTIDLTVDSTVSNYQLHAPGTLTIHNLQLADSGNPLDTFMSIPTKAAVAALKSHNGDITLHFVLDGNLRDPKFSVQEGLMKRIGNGFAKALGVSVEDVAKGAGETVKGLGNALKNLLGQ, encoded by the coding sequence ATGGCGATGTCGAAGGGCAAGCGCTGGGCCGTCGCCGTGGGCGGCGTGCTGCTGGTGCTGATCGTCGTCGTGGTCGGCGCCTTGCAGTTCGCGCAACGCGAGGTCAAGGAACGTGTGATCGCGGCGCTCGGTCCCTTGGGCAGCGCCGAAAACATCGAGGTCGGCCTCACTTCGGTTCGTCTCACCAACGTCCTTCTCAAAGCGCCGCCCGGCTGGCCGGCCGGCGATCCGCTCCGAGCCGACGAAATCACCCTCACACCCGACATTCGCGATCTGATCGCGCGGCGCATGCACGTTCGCAGCGTGGTAGTACGCGGCTTCGACATCGCCGTGCTACGCACGAAGGACGGTGCGATTCGCTTGATGCCGAATCTGCGGGAAACGGTGAATCAATCCGACGCCGAAGCCAGCGGCCCGGCAGCGTCCATCCCGCGCGAAAAACAGATCGACCACATCAGCTTCGAGCAAGGCAACTTCCATTTCTACGACATGACGGTCGGGCCGCCCGCGTTCAAAGTCACGGTCAGCAATGCCAACGCGACCGTCGATAATCTGCGCCTGCCTGCGCTCACCGACCCGACCAATGTCAATGTGACGGGCTCGATCAAGGGCCCGACGCATACAGGCACGGTGTCGTTCGGCGGCTGGATCAAGGTCGCCAGCAAGGATTCGCAGACTACGAGCAAGCTGCGCGGCGTCGACATCGTGATGCTCGACCCGTATCTGATCAAGAAAGCGGGCGCCAAGGCGCAAGTGGCGGGCGGCACGATCGATCTCACGGTCGACTCGACGGTGAGCAACTATCAGTTGCACGCACCCGGCACACTAACCATCCACAATCTGCAACTCGCCGACAGTGGCAATCCGCTCGACACCTTCATGTCGATTCCGACCAAGGCGGCGGTCGCCGCGCTCAAGTCGCACAACGGCGACATCACGCTGCATTTCGTGCTGGATGGGAATTTGCGCGACCCGAAATTCTCGGTGCAGGAAGGGCTGATGAAGCGCATCGGCAACGGCTTTGCCAAGGCACTCGGCGTGAGTGTCGAGGACGTGGCAAAGGGCGCGGGAGAAACCGTGAAAGGCTTGGGTAACGCGTTGAAAAATCTGCTTGGGCAGTAG
- a CDS encoding DODA-type extradiol aromatic ring-opening family dioxygenase — translation MNRLPSLFLSHGAPTLPIDPSLPSAEFGVLSAQLPRPEAVLMLSAHWGTAQPVASTSTAPETIHDFYGFPRQLYEIQYQAPGAPDVARRAAVLLGESGILAGAEPHGLDHGAWVPMLLMFPQADVPVAQLSIQPHMDAAHHFRVGRALRSLQDDGVMVIGSGQITHNLRAADFSARPEDADPRVAEFTDWFEEKLSAHDIDALLDYRRQAPHAVLMHPTDEHLLPVFAALGAADDDYSLAIQSLGTYQRSLAMTNYVFGTA, via the coding sequence ATGAACCGCTTACCCTCGCTTTTCCTGTCCCACGGTGCGCCCACGCTGCCGATCGACCCGTCGTTGCCGTCCGCCGAATTCGGCGTGCTGAGCGCCCAGTTGCCGCGTCCGGAGGCCGTGCTGATGTTGTCCGCCCATTGGGGCACGGCGCAGCCGGTCGCGAGCACGTCCACGGCGCCGGAAACCATCCACGATTTCTACGGCTTTCCGCGTCAGCTGTACGAAATTCAGTATCAGGCTCCGGGCGCCCCCGATGTGGCGCGCCGCGCCGCCGTGTTGCTCGGCGAGAGCGGCATCCTGGCGGGTGCCGAGCCACACGGGCTCGACCACGGCGCGTGGGTCCCGATGCTGCTCATGTTTCCGCAGGCCGATGTACCCGTCGCCCAGCTGTCGATCCAGCCGCACATGGACGCGGCGCATCACTTTCGCGTCGGCCGGGCGCTGCGGTCGTTGCAAGACGATGGCGTGATGGTGATCGGCTCCGGCCAGATCACGCACAATCTGCGCGCTGCTGACTTCTCCGCCCGCCCGGAGGACGCCGACCCACGCGTCGCCGAATTCACCGACTGGTTCGAGGAAAAACTCTCCGCGCACGATATCGACGCGCTGCTCGACTATCGCCGCCAGGCGCCGCACGCGGTGCTGATGCATCCCACCGACGAGCATCTGCTGCCGGTATTCGCCGCATTGGGCGCAGCGGACGACGATTATTCGCTGGCTATCCAGTCGCTCGGCACCTACCAGCGCTCGCTCGCCATGACGAACTACGTATTCGGCACAGCCTAA
- a CDS encoding HAD family hydrolase: protein MAIKAVVFDFGGVLIDWSPEYLYRELIPDETERRWFLTHVCSMDWVIRQDGGQPIVEATAELVARFPDHEALIRAFYERWHEMVAGVLEEGVAIMEKLEAAEVPLFGLTNWSAETFPYAWEHYPVLRRFRDIVVSGRVKLVKPDPAIFAAMRERIEAQLPGIEPAELVFIDDNLKNAEAATALGWHGVHHTSAARTEAKLRELGLPV from the coding sequence ATGGCCATCAAGGCAGTGGTGTTCGATTTCGGCGGCGTGCTGATCGACTGGAGTCCGGAGTATCTCTATCGGGAACTGATTCCTGACGAAACCGAGCGCCGCTGGTTTCTGACCCACGTCTGCTCGATGGACTGGGTGATCCGTCAGGATGGCGGCCAGCCGATTGTCGAGGCCACCGCGGAACTGGTCGCCAGGTTTCCCGATCACGAAGCGCTGATCCGCGCATTCTACGAACGCTGGCACGAGATGGTGGCCGGCGTGCTGGAAGAAGGCGTGGCAATCATGGAAAAGCTCGAAGCGGCCGAGGTGCCGCTTTTCGGGCTGACCAACTGGTCGGCGGAGACCTTTCCCTATGCGTGGGAGCATTACCCGGTGCTGCGGCGCTTTCGCGACATCGTCGTGTCGGGGCGAGTGAAGTTGGTGAAGCCCGATCCGGCCATTTTCGCGGCCATGCGCGAGCGGATCGAGGCGCAATTGCCGGGCATCGAGCCCGCCGAACTTGTCTTTATCGACGACAACCTGAAGAACGCCGAAGCCGCGACGGCGCTCGGCTGGCATGGCGTGCATCACACCAGCGCCGCGCGAACCGAAGCAAAACTGCGCGAGCTCGGGTTGCCGGTTTAA
- a CDS encoding UbiX family flavin prenyltransferase has product METRAAAPRRLIVAITGATGAIYGIRILETLRRLGGVESHLLISSAGWLNIQHELQLSKEDVHPLADVVHSVRDVGASIASGSFATDGMVVAPCSMKTLASVAHGFSDNLITRAADVTLKERRRLVLLVRETPFNLAHLRNMTAVTEMGGVIFPPLPAFYNQPASIDEMVDHTVARVLDLFPLGPALSPAWAGLRGTQE; this is encoded by the coding sequence ATGGAAACACGCGCTGCGGCGCCACGCCGGCTGATCGTCGCGATCACCGGCGCGACGGGTGCCATCTACGGCATCCGGATACTCGAAACGCTGCGCCGGTTGGGCGGCGTCGAGAGCCATCTGCTGATCTCGAGCGCGGGCTGGCTCAATATTCAGCACGAACTCCAGTTGAGCAAAGAAGACGTGCATCCGCTCGCGGATGTCGTCCACTCGGTGCGCGACGTCGGCGCGAGCATCGCGTCCGGCTCGTTTGCCACCGACGGCATGGTCGTCGCCCCTTGCTCCATGAAGACGCTCGCCAGCGTCGCGCACGGTTTCTCGGACAATCTGATCACGCGCGCCGCCGACGTCACGCTCAAGGAGCGCCGCCGCCTCGTGCTGCTCGTGCGCGAGACGCCGTTCAATCTGGCGCATCTGCGCAATATGACGGCCGTCACCGAAATGGGCGGCGTGATTTTCCCGCCCTTGCCTGCCTTCTACAACCAACCCGCTTCCATCGACGAAATGGTCGATCACACCGTGGCGCGCGTGCTGGATCTGTTTCCGCTCGGACCGGCTTTGTCGCCGGCATGGGCTGGGCTGCGCGGCACGCAGGAATAG
- the grxD gene encoding Grx4 family monothiol glutaredoxin gives MDTQQRIKQIVDENNVVLFMKGTAQFPMCGFSGRAIQILKACGVGEIKTVNVLEDDEVRQGIKQFSNWPTIPQLYVKGEFVGGSDIMMEMYESGELQQLFAAA, from the coding sequence ATGGATACGCAACAACGCATCAAGCAAATCGTCGACGAGAACAATGTCGTCCTCTTCATGAAGGGCACCGCTCAGTTCCCGATGTGCGGCTTTTCGGGCCGCGCCATTCAGATTCTGAAGGCGTGCGGCGTCGGTGAGATCAAGACCGTCAACGTGCTCGAAGACGACGAAGTCCGCCAGGGCATCAAGCAGTTCTCGAACTGGCCGACCATTCCGCAGCTGTACGTGAAGGGCGAATTCGTCGGCGGTTCGGACATCATGATGGAAATGTACGAATCGGGCGAACTGCAGCAGCTGTTCGCCGCGGCCTGA
- the prmC gene encoding peptide chain release factor N(5)-glutamine methyltransferase: MTSATPATSATPAALLRASPLPPLEARILLTHVLGWRPTQLITRSDEALDGKLVERYQTLEARRVAGEPVAQLVGAREFFGLDFEVTPHVLIPRPETELLVDTALSALENLVRPRVLDLGTGTGAIAVAIASMRPDARVWALDRSAEALAVATRNAARLLDAQRPGGAVVLTQSDWYDSLDAALRFDVIVSNPPYIASGDPHLYEGDLRFEPRGALTDEADGLSAIRAIIAGAPTRLAADGVLWIEHGYDQAEAVRALLTAQGFAQVRSERDLAGIERISGGRLGG, encoded by the coding sequence ATGACTTCGGCCACACCTGCCACGTCCGCCACACCCGCCGCGCTGTTGCGCGCCTCGCCGCTGCCGCCGCTCGAAGCGCGCATCCTGCTCACGCACGTGCTCGGCTGGCGGCCCACGCAACTGATTACGCGCAGCGACGAAGCGCTCGACGGCAAGCTTGTCGAGCGTTATCAGACGCTGGAAGCACGGCGCGTAGCCGGCGAACCGGTGGCGCAACTGGTCGGTGCACGGGAATTTTTCGGGCTGGATTTCGAAGTCACGCCACACGTGCTGATTCCGCGCCCTGAAACCGAATTGCTGGTCGACACTGCGCTGTCGGCACTCGAAAACCTCGTGCGGCCTCGCGTGCTGGATCTCGGCACGGGCACCGGCGCCATTGCCGTCGCGATTGCGTCGATGCGGCCGGATGCGCGAGTCTGGGCGCTAGACCGTTCCGCCGAAGCACTGGCGGTCGCCACACGCAACGCCGCCCGCCTGCTCGACGCGCAACGCCCCGGCGGCGCCGTGGTGCTGACGCAAAGCGACTGGTACGACTCGCTCGACGCCGCGTTGCGCTTCGACGTGATCGTCAGCAATCCGCCGTATATCGCGAGCGGCGACCCGCATCTGTACGAAGGCGATCTGCGCTTCGAACCGCGCGGCGCACTCACCGACGAAGCCGACGGGCTCAGCGCGATCCGCGCCATCATCGCCGGTGCGCCAACACGGCTCGCCGCCGATGGCGTATTGTGGATCGAGCACGGCTACGATCAGGCCGAAGCCGTGCGCGCGTTGTTGACGGCGCAAGGATTCGCGCAAGTCCGCTCGGAGCGCGATCTGGCGGGCATCGAACGGATCAGCGGCGGACGTCTGGGCGGCTGA
- a CDS encoding response regulator transcription factor, which produces MRIALIEPDLRHAELIGRLVFAGGHLCQHFTASVPFLARADEEFFDLLITESWAGDHPAEDVIPRARAILPGLPVIVLMSAPRESQIVAALHAGADDCLTKPVRGPEMLARVDALLRRAGLRRPPNRRRDIIREYAFDAAQFAVTFRKQTVALTPKEFRLALLLFSNLSRPVSRAHILENVWTRRRDVRSRTVDTHASRVRSKLQLHPEHGYCLTPLYGYGYQLDAIPPEAVVTAE; this is translated from the coding sequence ATGCGAATCGCCCTTATCGAGCCGGACTTGCGACATGCTGAACTGATCGGCCGGCTGGTTTTCGCCGGCGGTCATCTGTGCCAGCACTTCACCGCGAGCGTGCCGTTTCTGGCGCGCGCCGACGAAGAATTCTTCGATCTTCTCATCACCGAAAGCTGGGCCGGCGACCATCCCGCCGAAGACGTCATTCCGCGCGCCCGCGCCATTCTGCCGGGCTTGCCGGTGATCGTGCTGATGTCGGCGCCGCGCGAAAGCCAGATTGTCGCCGCGCTTCACGCGGGCGCCGACGACTGCCTGACCAAACCGGTCCGCGGCCCCGAGATGCTGGCCCGCGTGGACGCGCTGCTGCGCCGCGCCGGCTTGCGGCGGCCGCCTAACCGGCGGCGTGACATCATCCGCGAATATGCGTTCGATGCCGCGCAATTTGCCGTCACGTTCCGTAAGCAAACGGTCGCGCTCACGCCCAAGGAATTCCGCCTCGCGCTGCTGCTGTTCAGCAATCTCTCACGGCCCGTGTCGCGAGCGCATATTCTTGAAAACGTGTGGACGCGCCGCCGTGACGTAAGGTCGCGCACGGTGGACACGCACGCGTCGCGGGTGCGCAGCAAATTGCAGCTTCATCCCGAACACGGCTATTGTCTGACGCCGCTTTACGGCTACGGCTATCAACTCGACGCGATCCCGCCGGAAGCCGTTGTAACCGCGGAATAA